The window GCCAGCGGGTGAGGTCAGGGCCATCCAGCAAGGGGTTTACCGAGCCTACGGTGCCCATCAATTGCACCACGGTCACGCCTTTTTGGCGCGCCGAGCGCAAGGCGCTCACCACCTGATACACCCCGGTGCTCCAGGCAATGCCGAGTACCGACTTGCCTTCCAGCAACTCGGCCAGGCGGTTCGCGGCCAACACACCTAACGCCTGCACCACCTGCATATAGCCGCGCCCGCCCCGGTCCATCACCAGCGCTTCCTGCAAGGGGAAACGCCGTTCTAACCGTGATTGCAGTTCCGCCACCCGGCTCCACGGCCCTTGAATGCGAATTTCCACAATGCCAAGGTCGCGAGCCTCTGCCAACCAGCGCGAAACCTGCGAGCGGGAAACCCCCATCTCGCGCGCAATCTGCGCCTGTGTCAGATCTTGCTCATAATACAGGCGAGCCACGCGCGCCAGTTTCAGGTGATAGGGATCGGTGGTCGGCATACAATTTCACCCATCGGCGAGGTGTCAGCCCTTGCTTTCGGTTTTGCTTTCAGTTTCGGTTTCGCCTTCGCCAAAATTGCTTTCTGCCAACGCCTTCAGGGCTTGCAGCGCCTCCGCAGCATCTTCTCCCGAAGCGACGATCTCGATTTCGTGCCCCTGCGCCACACCAATGCTCATCACACCCAAGATGCTTTTGGCATCAACGAAGGGCGTGCCGCGGGTGATATTGCGGACCTGCACGTTGGCCTGGAACTCACCAGCCGTTTGGACAAACAACGCTGCGGGGCGCGCGTGTAGCCCTACGGGGTTATTGATTTGCAACACCAGGGATAAACTTTCGCCTTCGCTCATCACAAAATTTTCCTCATCGTGCTGGCAGCCTCGGCGGCCTTTTTGACTTCGTCTAACCCACGCCCCAGCGAGGCTTCCACAGCAGCCACAATGGCACCCTCGACCAGCGGGGCATCAGTCATTTGAATTTTTTCCTGTTGGTCGGCATCCATCATCTCGATGGCCATTTGGGCACTCATCACTGCACTGCCCAAATCCATCAGCACCAACACCCCATCGGGGGAATATGCGGCCTGCAAGGCTGCGAAAATCCGCTCGGCGTTGGTGCCCAGGGTTTCATCATCCACACCACCAGCGGCGGCAATTGCCACGCGCCCCTGGCTCATCTGTTCAGCCATTTCCTTGACGCCCTCGGCCACCTTGGCGCTGTGTGAAACAACAACGATTCCAATCATCTGCTTTGCTCCTTCGACGCGCGGCACCGAGGGCAAGTGGCAACTTCATGAACCGTCTCTTCTGTCCAGGGGTCATCCCAAGAAGGCGGCTCTTTGAACCCCACCGCGCCGCACGCACAAGCATACCATCCCGGCGGGGCCGCGTCAAGACTCATCCTCGGCGCCTGCAAATCCACGAGTTCGACGCCCATGTGCCAACGGGCGTTGGTAAACAAACGCTGCGCCCCCACGGCTTGCAGCCGTGAGAAAAAAACGGCGAAATGTTCCGAATGACGCACCAACAAGATCCCCGTGGTCACATCATGGGGAAAGGGGAAATCCAGTGCGTTGGCGCAAATAACTTGCAAATTGGGCGGTAGCCCGGCGCCCATGCGATGTAAAAAGTCGGCCACCAACGTCGGATGCACCTCTACCGCATAGACCTTGCGCACACGCCGGGCAGCCGCGACAGCCAGCCGGAAATCGCCTGCCCCAATGTCCAGCACGACGTCTTCGGGTTTCAAGTGCTCTAACACAAAAGCATACACCGAAGGATCGTAAGGGGCGTACCACACTTCCCAGGGGCTCAATCCCCGTTGCGCCGCAAACGCGGCCACGTCGCCCTGGAACTGCGGGGCCTTGGCTTCCCACTTCATCGTGAATGTAACCAACGGCTCAAAGTGAAAACGAACAGGAACACCAACCACATGGCAGCGGTCATCACGGCCGCGACTTTCAAACTCACCTGCCAGTCAGCCCCCGGAGGAGCAGACAGCCACACCAGCACAAACACCGCCAGGGTCAAAAGCACCATCAACACCGTGCCTGTCCGGCGGCTTATCCAGGGCTTTGCCGTGCTCTTCGTCGTGCTGACTTCTACGGCTTCTTGCTCTTGTGCATCCCGTTTTTTGCTCAAAACAACCTCCGGAAATCGGTTTTCACACAATGGCGGCGAACAACCAAAGCCCATAGCCAAACAACAACAGCCCAAGCAGGGTCAACGCGACGGTCACGCCTCGCGCGGTTTTGGCCGAGACACCGCTATCGAGCACAAGGGCACGCACACCAGCCAGCGCGTGGAAAATCACCGTGGCAAGAAACAGGATTTCCAGCGTCAGCACCCACGGGTTGGAAAGATAATCCACCACCTGCTGGTAAGTCAGCAGCCCTCCCGCGGCAAAGTGGTTGACAATCAGGTGCACCGCCAACAGCACCACCAGCAGCAATCCACTCAAAGCCTGCCAAACCCAGGTGTTCAGGCGTCGTGACATTGCGGTCTCCTTAGAGCATCAGCACGGCAGCAACGAGCGTCAACAGCGCCGAAAGCACCACCGTGCCCCAGAACATGGCTTCGTGCCGCTCCACGCCCACGTTGAGGCCCATGAGCATCAAGCGCAAGCCATTCAAGCCGTGGAAAAGTGTTGCGGCGATCAGCCCTACCTCAAGCACCGTAATCCAGAGGCTTTTCATGGCCGCCACCATGGCAGCGTATGCTTCTGGTCCACGAGCCAGATAACTCAAAAAGTAAAAATGGAGGAACAGGTAAAACACCAGCACCAAGCCGGTCAAACGGTGGAGTACGAAAGCCCAACCACCCACACTGCGTCCTCGCAGGCGGAACCAGTCGCCAAAACGGCGCTTCGGTTGACGCGGCTCAGGTCGTTGGTAAGTATCAGAAACCATGACGTCCTCCTCCAGCGCCTATTTGTGCTTGCCCGCGAGCAGTGTTTCCCGCAGGTACATGATCATGCTGCCCGGGTTGACGTCGTTGGGGCATGCCGCCGAACATTCCATGGCAGCATGGCAACGCCAGCACCCAGACTCGTTGTCTACCATCGCCAACACCGTGGGGACGCTCTGGCCGCGCGGCTCTTGCACTACTCGCGCTGCCGCAGCCAGGGCGGCCGGGCCCAGGTAGTCGGGGTCTGTCGCGACCACGGGGCACGCCGAGAGACACAAACCACACTCCAGACAGCTCTCAAAGCGCATGTAGGTGCCAACGGCTTCCGGCGGGGTGGCTTCCGGCCAATATTCGCTCTGGCGGATGTAAGGCATGCCCACCGGTTCGTATTTCTCGAAGAACGGCGTCATGTCTACCACCAGGTCGCTCACCAGCGGCGCGTTGCGGAGCGGCTCCACGACGACCGTCTTGGTTTTCAGCGCCAGGACATTGGTTACACAGGCCAACACCTCTTTGCCGTTGACCAGCATACCGCACGTGCCGCAGGAACCGTGGTGACACGAATGGCGGTAGGTCAGCGTGGGGTCATCCAGCCGCAGCATTTCCAACACATCGAGCACGGTGGTGTGGTCTTCCACTTCCACCTGGAAAGTATCGTAACGCGGCGGGTCGATTTCACCGGGCTTGTAGCGAAAGATTTTGAAGGTCACCGTTGCCATGTCACCACCTCCGCCGGTAGTAAGCGGTGTGCGGCAGCAAGACGACCTCACGGGTGCGGCACGGGGCGTCGAGACCCAATTTACGCACCACGACGTTGGCCGTCACTTCAGCCATGCCGCGGGCCGTGGTTGCCTTGCCTCCGGCGATGGTGACAAAGCCCTCGACCCCATCGCGGTCGGCGTGGTCGAAGCATTTGAAGGTACGGCTGAGTTCGCGGCCGGTGTGCGCGCCACCGGAACCGATCAGCGGCCTTGCCGCCGCCCATGCTGCGCGCATTTTCGCGTTTTTGATCGCCGGCACCAACACTGCCCCATATTCATACATCAGTTGGATGTGTTCTTTCTTCATCTCCAGGCGGTCAGGGTCTTCCACAACCCACGAGCTGGTGCCGATGACCGAAAGGGTGCGTTGAGGCACAATAATGTCGCCATCGCCCGAGCGGTGCATCCGGTTGAGGACCATGTTGTTCCACCGGCCGTACACGGCCACCAACACACCCGGGGAAGGCTGTAAGGGCACATGCACGCCTGCCATGGCCGCGATCTTCCCCGACCAGGCCCCGCCAGCGTTGACCACGATGTCGGCGCCAATGGTGTAGGTTTTTTCGGTCACATGGTCGCGCACCCGGACGCCCACCACGGTCTTGCCTTGCATGAGAAGTTCTTCGACTTCGGTATAGGTTTTGATGACCGCACCATTGCTTTGGGCCGTCGCCAAAAAGCGCAGGGGAAGCCGCATGGCATCCATCGTGCCGTCGGGCACTTCCACAGCGGCTTTGACTTCCGGGTTGAGGTTAGGCTCACGGGCCAGGGCTTCCTGAGGTGTGATTTCTTTATAAGGGATGCCGCAAGTTTCCAACCCCTCAAGGAAGGCCGGGCGGTAGGCCATATCTTCGTCGGTGATGGCAACAAAGAGGCCGTTGTTGAGTTCAAAGGAACCCGGTGCAATTTTGCGAAGGATGGTGTTTTCCTGGATACATTCTTTGGCGGATTCCTGGTCTTTGACCGCATAGCGCGCGCCGCTGT is drawn from Chloroflexota bacterium and contains these coding sequences:
- a CDS encoding rRNA adenine methyltransferase; the encoded protein is MKWEAKAPQFQGDVAAFAAQRGLSPWEVWYAPYDPSVYAFVLEHLKPEDVVLDIGAGDFRLAVAAARRVRKVYAVEVHPTLVADFLHRMGAGLPPNLQVICANALDFPFPHDVTTGILLVRHSEHFAVFFSRLQAVGAQRLFTNARWHMGVELVDLQAPRMSLDAAPPGWYACACGAVGFKEPPSWDDPWTEETVHEVATCPRCRASKEQSR
- the sdhC gene encoding succinate dehydrogenase, cytochrome b556 subunit; the encoded protein is MVSDTYQRPEPRQPKRRFGDWFRLRGRSVGGWAFVLHRLTGLVLVFYLFLHFYFLSYLARGPEAYAAMVAAMKSLWITVLEVGLIAATLFHGLNGLRLMLMGLNVGVERHEAMFWGTVVLSALLTLVAAVLML
- a CDS encoding succinate dehydrogenase/fumarate reductase iron-sulfur subunit, translating into MATVTFKIFRYKPGEIDPPRYDTFQVEVEDHTTVLDVLEMLRLDDPTLTYRHSCHHGSCGTCGMLVNGKEVLACVTNVLALKTKTVVVEPLRNAPLVSDLVVDMTPFFEKYEPVGMPYIRQSEYWPEATPPEAVGTYMRFESCLECGLCLSACPVVATDPDYLGPAALAAAARVVQEPRGQSVPTVLAMVDNESGCWRCHAAMECSAACPNDVNPGSMIMYLRETLLAGKHK
- the dhaM gene encoding PTS-dependent dihydroxyacetone kinase phosphotransferase subunit DhaM, whose amino-acid sequence is MIGIVVVSHSAKVAEGVKEMAEQMSQGRVAIAAAGGVDDETLGTNAERIFAALQAAYSPDGVLVLMDLGSAVMSAQMAIEMMDADQQEKIQMTDAPLVEGAIVAAVEASLGRGLDEVKKAAEAASTMRKIL
- a CDS encoding HPr family phosphocarrier protein, with translation MSEGESLSLVLQINNPVGLHARPAALFVQTAGEFQANVQVRNITRGTPFVDAKSILGVMSIGVAQGHEIEIVASGEDAAEALQALKALAESNFGEGETETESKTESKG
- a CDS encoding FAD-dependent oxidoreductase, which encodes MSKPHVVIIGGGATGAALAHDLSLRGVQVTVVERGEVTSGTSGRHHGLLHSGARYAVKDQESAKECIQENTILRKIAPGSFELNNGLFVAITDEDMAYRPAFLEGLETCGIPYKEITPQEALAREPNLNPEVKAAVEVPDGTMDAMRLPLRFLATAQSNGAVIKTYTEVEELLMQGKTVVGVRVRDHVTEKTYTIGADIVVNAGGAWSGKIAAMAGVHVPLQPSPGVLVAVYGRWNNMVLNRMHRSGDGDIIVPQRTLSVIGTSSWVVEDPDRLEMKKEHIQLMYEYGAVLVPAIKNAKMRAAWAAARPLIGSGGAHTGRELSRTFKCFDHADRDGVEGFVTIAGGKATTARGMAEVTANVVVRKLGLDAPCRTREVVLLPHTAYYRRRW